Below is a genomic region from Sphingomonas phyllosphaerae.
GCTGGAGCGTTCGGGCTATCGGGTCACGTCGGTCGATCGCGGCACCGCCGCGCTGCCGTTGCTGGAAAGCGAGCGGTTCGATCTGCTGCTCACCGACATCGTAATGCCGGAGATGGACGGGATCGAGCTCGCGCAGAAGGCGCAGGAGCTGGCGCCGGGGATGCGCGTGATGTTCATCACCGGCTTCGCCGCGGTGACGCTGAAGGCGGGCAATGCGATGCCGCAGGCGCGCGTGCTGTCGAAGCCCTTCCACCTGCGCGATCTGGTGCTGGAGGTCGACCGCCTCTTCGACACCGGCACCGCG
It encodes:
- a CDS encoding response regulator; protein product: MIRILLAEDDAVMREYLGRALERSGYRVTSVDRGTAALPLLESERFDLLLTDIVMPEMDGIELAQKAQELAPGMRVMFITGFAAVTLKAGNAMPQARVLSKPFHLRDLVLEVDRLFDTGTANELI